ATGTTCGGTAAGAATCGATGAAAACGAAGAGAACGTCTTATTTGGGATAGCAAAGGGCCTTAAACTTGCTAGATATGACTTTTCGTGGGGGGACAGAGGATTTTTGGAGATAGGGGATAAGGTGTTCAGAACATGGACTCATAGACACGACTGTAACAGTTTCTTTATAGCCAAGCTACAGATTTAAAGGTAGCAACGACAATTAAACCATTGGGGGAGTTGGAATTGAAGATCATCCCACTTGCATCGGAGAGCCTTGGTGTTAGAAGCTTAGCTGTTTTTGTTAAAATAGGGAAGTCTGGAATATTAATAGATCCAGGAGCTGCATTGGGTCCAAAGAGATACTCTCTTCCACCTGCGGATATTGAAATGAAAGCACTGAGGCTTGCAAGGGAGAAAATACAAGAGTACTCCAAGAAAGCTGAGATAATAACAATTTCCCACTATCATTACGATCACCATACTCCCTTCTTTGAGGGGATATATGAAAGCTCCTCACCAGAAATTGCGAAGGAACTTTATTCTGGAAAGATTCTTTTGATAAAGCATCCGATGGAAAATATAAACCACAGCCAGAAGAAAAGAGCTCACGAGTTCTTAAGGCATGCAAAAAGAGTTGCTAAGGGGATTGAATTCGCCGATTCAAAGTTGTTTGACTTTGGAAAATTCACAGTGGAATTTTCACCACCCGTTCCACATGGAAGGGAAGGTTCAAAGCTTGGCTTTGTGATAATGGTTTTAATCGACGATGGAAAGAAGAGCATTCTTCATGCAAGCGATACTCAGCTTATAAATGATAAGGCGGTTGAGTGGATAATAGAAAAGAATCCCGATGTTTTAATAGCTGGAGGACCCCCAACTTACCTCTCCTACAGGGTCGGAAATGTAAGGGAGATAGGGCTTAAGAACATAAACAGAATAATCTCCGAAACAAATGCTACTCTGATAATAGATCATCATATAGTTAGGGATAAGAGTTATCCTCAATTCTTTGAGCAGCTTGATAAAACTCCTCTTACATTCGCCGAATTTTTAGGAAAAGAATCTGCACCCTTGGAGGCATACAGAAAGGAGCTTCACAAAATTGAGAGGGGAGAAAATGTTGAAGTGCCAGGAGGAATTAAAAAGTTCCTAGGTGATGTAGGATGATTGAGATTTTTAAAGGGCTTGAGAGTGAGATTGTTAACACGCATGAAATCCCACCAAGGAAAGGAGAGTATGAAGAGTTCGAATTTAAGCACAGGGAAGTTAATGAGCTTGTTAAAAGGTTAGGCTTTAGACTTTACTCTCACCAAGTCGAGGCACTCAAAAAGCTATACTCTGGGAAGAATGTTGTTGTTTCAACTCCAACGGCGAGTGGAAAGAGCGAGATATTCCGGCTTTTCATATTTGACCAGTTTCTCGAGGATCCAACTTCAACTTTCCTCTTGGTATATCCAACTCGTGCATTGATAAACAATCAGATTGAGAAATTTGAAAGAGAGAATGAAATATTTGGAGAGATCACCGGGAAGAAGATCAAGGCAAGCATTCTTACTGGGGACATTGAGTGGAATGAGAGGAAGAAAATACTTCGAGAAAAGCCGAATGTTCTCTTCACAACGCCTGATATGTTACATCACAACATCCTCCCCAAGTGGGTTGACTACAGGTGGCTTTTGAAAGGTTTGAAGCTTCTTGTTGTTGATGAAATCCACATATATAGGGGAGTTTTTGGAACAAATGTTGCATTCCTTCTGAGGAGGTTATTCTTCAGACTTAAAAGGCTTGGAACTGCTCCAAGGATCCTCGCTCTCTCTGCAACTCTAAGGAATCCAAAAGAGTTTGCAGAAGAGCTTTTTGGTGTAGAATTTGAGGAAGTTAAGAAACCGGGTAATCCGAGTCCAAGAAGGCTAATAATAATGTTTGAACCAAGGAGATTTACTGGAGAACAATTAATTAAGCAGGTCGTTGAGAAACTAGTTAAGAATAATGTTAAGACACTTGTCTTCTTTGATTCCAGACGGGGAACGGAGAGAATCATGAGGATGTTCCTGACATCTGAAATATTTGATAAAATAACAACGTACAAGGGAACTTTGACCAAAGAGGAAAGATGGATAATTGAGAGGGACTTTAGGGATGGAAACTTGAGCGTTCTATTGACTACAAATGCGCTAGAACTTGGGATTGATGTTGGTGACCTTGACGCGGTGATTAACTATGGCATTCCCTCGGATGGATTATTTTCCCTGATACAGAGGTTTGGGAGAGCGGGGAGAAATCCTGAGAGAACTGCTATAAATGCGATAATATTGAGGAAAAATGGTCTCGACTATTACTACAAGGAGCACTTTGAGGAACTCGTTGAAGGTATTGAAAAGGGTCTTGTTGAAAAAATCCCCGTTAATCTTAACAATGAAAGGATAGGAAAAAAGCATATCCTTTACCTAGTGTCTGAACTAGGAGCCGTTGAGATGGATGAACTTCCAGACTACTGGAAAACTCATGTTCAGGCTCTTAAAGAGGAGGGAAGCATAGAGATTTATGAGAATCCAATAACTGGGAAGATTGAACTAAGAATAAGAAAGCCGGTTGTGTACTCATCAATAAGGACAACGAGTGATGAAAGTTACTTCCTTGTTCTAGATGAGCCATGGATTAGGGGAGGATTGCTAAAGAAAGAGGGAGGGGAGTTACTTAGGTTCATAAACTATCTAAAGAAAGAGAGGAAGATAATTGAGGAAGTTGATGAGCTCGAATTCCATAGGAGCCTGCTTCCGGGAATGGTTTATCCATCAAGAGGAAAGCTTTACATGGCCACAGATAAGCTTAGGAAAGATAAGTTCCACTTTGTCTTCGCAAGGGAGATTCCGATGTACGAGGACATTGATACCAGCGTAAGCAAGACTGAGCATATAGAAGTTCTGAATGTGTACAAGGAGAAAAATGTTGGTCCCATAAAAGTTTTCATGGGCAGGCTTAGGGTCAGGCATGAGTACTCAGGGTACGCGGTTAAGGGGAAGGATGTGGACAGGCATGTGGAGAGGTTAGAAAGGCTGAAGGAGGAAGGAATTTTAAGAGGTGAGATAGACTACAGGATTACATACTTTGAAGATTGGTGGAAATTTGCGAGGGTTGACTTCCACGAACCATATTTTAGGGAATTTGAAACCGAAGGAATTTGGCTTGTATTCCCTAGGGAAATAGACTCCATTGCCGATGAGGAGTTTGCCCACTTCTTTAAGATAGCTGCTGAAGTGAATCCAGAGCTTGCCAGCTTCTTATACAGCAGGATAAGCAGAAAGAGTCTCTTCCCAACGCTCTTAGGAGCAACAACCCATTATATAAGAAGTGTCATAACGAAGTATTCACGTGACGCTGGGATTAATGATCCAGAATTTTCGTTTGCGGTTAAGAAGATGATAGACAGCAAAGATGGGATTGGTTCGGGATTACATGCGATAGAGCACAATCTAATAAAGCTCGCTCCCGTTGTTACTCATGTTGATTCCAGGGAGCTTGGTGGCTACAGCTATGATAACTACAAAGGTCTACCTGTGATTTTCATATATGATGGAAACGAGGGAGGTTCTGGAATAATAAGGCCAGTATTTGAAAACATTGAAAAGTTGATGCAGAGAAGCCATGAACACATAATGAAGTGTCCCTGCAGAGATGGATGCCCAGCATGCATATACTCCCCCAAGTGCGGAACGTTTAACGAGTTTCTAGACAAGTGGATGGCAATCAAAATATGGGAGAGAACTCTGAATCAAAAGGTTTAAATACCTGAAAACTTTTAGTTAATTTTGGTAAAGAAAAAATTCTAGGGGTGGTGGGAGATGGTGTACGTAGCAGTTCTAGCAAATATTGCAGGTAACTTACCTGCTTTAACGGCGGCACTAGCAAAGATAGAGGAGATGAAGGAGGAAGGCTACGATATAGAGAAGTATTACATTCTGGGGAACATAGTTGGATTGTTCCCCTATCCAAAAGAGGTTATAGAGGCTATAAAGAACCTTGCAAAGAACGAGAAAGTTAAGGTGATTAGGGGTAAGTATGACCAGCTAATAGCGATGAGCGATCCACATGCTCAAGGCCCAGAGTATTTGGACAAGCTCGAAATTCCAAAGCACCTGAAAGCTTCCCTTAAATTCACATGGGAAAAACTCGGTCATGAGGGAAGAGAGTATTTAAGAGATCTCCCCGTCTATCTTGTGGATAAAATTGGAGATAATGAAATTTTTGGCGTTTATGGAAGTCCAATAAACCCCTTCGATGGAGAGGTTTTACCAGATCAGCCCACCAGCTACTATGAGGCTATAATGAGACCAGTAAAGGATTACGAAATGTTAATCGTGGCAAGTCCAAGGTATCCAGTAGATGCAATGACGAGGTACGGAAGGGTTGTATGTCCAGGAAGTGTAGGGTTCCCACCAGCCAAGGAACACAAAGCAACATTTGCCTTGATAGATGCTGAAACCTTGAGAGTGAAGTTTGTTGAAGTCGATTACGATAAGAAGATAATTGAAGAAAGGATTAAGACTGAGGGCCTTCCAGAGGAGATCGTCAAAATCTTATACCACGGAGGAAAAGCTTGAACTCTTTCTTTAAATCTTTAAATTCAAACAAAAGGAACAGCAGAAATACAAAAGGTGTTTTTTCTACAAGAACTTGCAAGGGGATTGCGAGAAGTACGGGCTTGATTATTAAAGCACTAACCTTAAAGGTGTTCCTAGACTTCATAACCACGAGAATAAAAATCGTAAAGTATCCAAGAAGAAGGCCCAAGGAAGCTCCAATCTCTTTGAAGCTTGGTATGAGAACAAGCCAAGAGATCCCAGCAACTGAGGCACCAACTAGTGAGTAGAGGGCTGAATCTTTTATGTAGTTAGTTGCCGATAGCATATTTATTAGGGGATTAAACGTAACATAGAGTTCAACAGCTATAAGGGCTATCAGAAAAGTCCCTCCAAATTCTATCTTGAACATACTCTCAATATACGGAGCGAATATCTGGAGGATGAATACCGAAATCGATGAAAGCAGAGCTAGGGATAGTGTAGATTCCTCTGCAAGCTTCTTTATACTCTCCTTTTCACCTCTTCCGAACTCGTAAGCGTAGAGAGGAACTATTGCAGACTGGACAACCTGGGGAAGATAAGAGAGTAGGAATGATGTAGAGAGAACGGCAGATACAACTCCAGCAGTTTTTGCTCCAGCAAGCTCTTCAGATAAGAAATAAGGTCCCTGCAAAAGGAACATTCCTGAGATACTCCCAACAAACGCCCAAAAGGAGTATTTTGCTAAATTTAGAACTTCAGCCCTTCCGGGAATGCCAAAATATCTTCTGGAATATAGAATTCCCAACACGGAGATAGTTCCTAATAGCAGGTAGTAGGGAGCAAGAACGCCAATATGAAAGCCAAGTAGGAATGCAAAAAATCCTAGGAGAACGAAGTATGCATAAACTTCTCCCTTGTGGAGGCCATAGATGAATGATCTGAATGTTAGTTGTAAAGCCCGGAGTGTTGAGAGAACAGCTAGGTGAATATTTACAAGAGAAAATGCAAGACCCAGTAATGGAAGAGTAAAAGAAACCCCAGTGATTTTCTTAATTCTGCTCTCTTCTCCCTTTCCAAGGAATTCTGCGGTGTACTTTCCAAGTCCAACCGAAAAGAACGATAAGAAGCCGGCGAGTAAAAACGCCTGTGAGATTAAAGAGTTTACATTGCCAAGCACGCTAACCCCATATTCCCTGGCAACTATAAGGTTGTAAATGAATCTACTCCCCCCAAAAACAGCCAGTGCAATGATACTCGCTATCGAGTGCCTTATTATAACTTCTCTTTTCCCCATGCACTTTGATGGATATTTTGTAAATTAAAACCTTTTCAATGAGAAAACGAAAAATTAAAAATTGATCTGTTCGGCTAACTTTAGGTGGTTTCATGGTGGAGAGGAAGAGGTGGAGCGAGAACTTTAGTGAGTGGTTCAATGAGGTTATAGAGGAGGCTGGCATATTAGATAAGAGGTATCCAGTAAAAGGAATGAACGTCTGGTTACCCTATGGGCTTAAAATAATGAGGAACATTGAAAAGTTTATCCACGAAGAAATGGAAAGAACTGGTCATCAAGAAGTTCTGTTTCCAGCCCTAATTCCCGAAACAGAGTTTAAGAAAGAGGCAGAACATATAGCCGGATTTGAAGGTGAAGTTTTTTGGGTAACTCATGCTGGTCATGATCCCCTTGACGTTAAACTAATTCTCAGACCAACAAGTGAGACCGCAATATATCCGATGTTCTCCAAGGATAGAGGGGGCTGGATAAGGTCTCATGCGGATCTTCCTTTTAAAATATACCAGATAGTTAATGTGTATAGGTACGAAACAAAGCATACAAGGCCTCTCATTAGAGTCAGGGAGATTAGTAGATTCTTTGAGGCTCATACAGCTCATGCGGATTTTGAAGATGCTGAAAGACAGATAAGAGAGGATCTTGAGATATTTGACAACCTAATGAAGAAGCTTGCAATGGCATATATAATTTCCAAGAGGCCGGAATGGGACAAATTCCCAGGTGCCTTCTATTCCCTGGGAGCAGAAGTTGTAATGCCCGACGGGAGAACCCTTCAGATAGGAACCATGCACAACTACAAGCAGAATTTTGCAAAGGCTTATAATATTGTTTATGAAAAAGAGGACGGAACTCACGATTACGTTCACCAAACAACGTTTGGAATGAGCGAGAGACTACTTGCCGCCGTCATAGCAGTACATGGCGATGACAGGGGGATGGTTTTACCTCCCACCATAGCCCCAATTCAAGTTGTGATAGTTCCAATTCCTAAGAAAGGTGAAGACGAGAAGGTCTACTCATACGCTAAAGAGATCGAAGAGGAGCTTAGGAGCGCTGGCATAAGGGTTCATCTCGACATGAGGGACAAAAGGCCAGGCTGGAAGTTCTACGACTGGGAGCTCAAAGGAGTACCAGTGAGGGTAGAAGTTGGACCTAGAGACGCCGACAATGGAACTGCTGTTCTTGCAAGAAGGGACAAGCTGGAGAAGATGACCATAAAGAGAGAAGAGCTTGTAGATAAGGTTAGAGAGCTCTTTGATGATATAATGAAGTATCTCTATGAGAGATCCAGGGAATGGCTCGAGAGTCATATAAAGAGGGTTGACACACTTGAGGAAGCTAAAAAAGTTTTCGAGGACAGAAGAGGAATAGTTGAGATTCCATGGTGTGGTAGAGAGGAATGTGGTCTTAAGATGGAGGAAGAGCTTGAGGCGAAAATGTTAGGGATTCCATATCCAGAGGAGAAGGCTAGGGAGGGTGCTGAAGGAAAGAAATGTCCTGTTTGTGGTAGGGAAGCGAAGTTTATAGCAAGGTTTGCAAGAACTTACTGAGGGGCTCTCTATGATTATTCTTTTAACTGGAATGCCTGGCTCTGGAAAAGGAGAAGTTGCCAAGGCATTCCAGAAGAGGGGAATACCTGTAGTTTCAATGGGAGATGCCATTAGAGAAGAGGCGGATAGGAGGGGCATACCAAGAACACCAGAAGGTCTGAAACATGTAAGCCTAAAGGTTAGAGAAGAACTCGGGCCAGGTGCCGTTGCGATTCTTACTATTCCCAAAATAAGGAAACTGCTTGAGATTGAACCAGTTGTCGTCATTGAAGGAGTTAGGAGCCCCTATGAGGTGGAAGAGTTTAGAAGAGAGTTTTCTGAAGAGGAGATTTTGATATTGGCCGTTCACTCACCTCCTAAGATTAGGTTTGAGAGGTTGAGAAAAAGAGGAAGGAGTGATGATCCCAAGACGTGGGAAGAGTTTGTTGATAGAGATAAGAAAGAGTTGAAGTTTGGGATTGGAGAGGTAATAGCCCTGGCTGATTATATGATAGTGAATGATTGTAGCTTTGACGAATTTCAAAGGAAAATCCAAGAAGTTGTTTCAAGGATAATTAGAAATGTTTGAATTTCCAACTATCCGTAGTTAGCTTGACTTTCTTCAAACTGGATAAGGTTTAAAAAGGAAAGCCTCTGTATTTATAAAGGGCTTTTTAAAGGGGTGTAAATATGGTGGATACAAGTAAGGTTAAGCTCAGAATAGAAAACATTGTAGCATCTGTAGATCTCTTTGCTCAGCTTGATCTCGAAAAGGTTCTTGATATATGTCCAAATTCAAAGTATAATCCCGAGGAGTTTCCCGGTATCATCTGTCGCTTCGATGACCCTAAGGTTGCACTTTTAATATTCAGCTCGGGTAAACTTGTTGTAACCGGAGCGAAGAGCGTTCAGGACATAGAAAGGGCCGTTGCAAAGCTTGTTCAGAAGCTTAAGGGGATTGGAGTCAAATTTAGAAGAGCGCCCCAGATCGATATCCAGAATATGGTATTTAGTGGAGACATTGGGAGAGAATTTAACCTTGATAACGTTGCCTTAACCCTTCCAAACTGCGAGTATGAACCTGAACAGTTCCCCGGAGTGATTTATAGAGTTAGAGAACCAAGGGCCGTGATACTGCTATTCTCGTCAGGAAAAATTGTGTGTTCAGGAGCTAAAAGCGAGGCCGATGCTTGGGAGGCCGTTAGGAAGCTTCTAAGAGAGCTGGAGAAGTACGGTCTTATGGAGGAAGAAGAGGAAGAACTCTAGTAGAAGTCCTGATTGTTCTCTTTTTCAAGTTCCTCTTCCTCAATTATTATAAACGGAATTTTCATCTTCTTTAAAAGTTCTATCAGCTGGTTATACCTCTTTTGAAGTCTCTCCAACTTATATCGGAGATTTCTGTTTTCAATTGCTAGACTTGTGATTTCCTCACTCTTTGCCCTTAACTGTCCTTTAAGTTCTATTATCTGCTCTTCGAGCTCTACTATAGATCTCTCCAATCTCTCTATCTCTTCAATGTACTCCCTGCATACTTTCTCCTTTATCATGACTTTTGAAGTTATGTCTAAGTGGTATAAATATCATTCTATTGGAACTCCATTTTTTGTTCTAGGTGCAAGCCACTTCATGAGCTTCTGAGGCTCTTTTGTTCTGATTATTATGGTTATTGGACCAAGAGGGCTCTCTTCGTTAAAATTGACCTTTCCGACGTATGCAACCTGTTTGTTAACCTTGATTATGATCTCTTCTCCAAAGTATCCGTCTTCGAGCATCATTCTTGCCGTGTCAAGAATCTGCTGTCCACGGAACAATTCATACAGCCTCTGAAGGGCTCTCTTATCGCTCGTTTTTCCAATAAGAACCATGTACTCTCCATGGTCGAAAGCCTCAAATTTTAAGCCAGGAACCAGGTTGAGCATGGCTTTCTTGACTTTTTCAATGTCCTCAGTTGGGTATACATAAGCCTCAACTTGGACTTCTTCAAACATCTCCATCGATAGCAACGAAATTAAATCCATTAATAAAGATTTGGTATCAATTAATTGCAACTCCATAAGCCAATCTTGTTCCTCCTTGCGCTTTTCTCAGCCTTCAAATACTCTTCCATTTTGTCGAACTTTTTTTCGTAAAACACCCTTGCTAAACCTTTCTCAACAAGTAGTTCGTTAATATCCGTGGAGTTTATGTACAGGTAGACGAGTAGTCTCCCATATTTATCTTCTCGGCCCTGCTTTGAATCAAAAACAAGGATAACCTCCTTTCCAAGCGTTGCATTCTTAAGGAAATCTCTCGCAACATAGGCATACTTCACAAGGCATGAAATATTTGTAACCCCGGGATACTCTCCTGGGTGCATTAATTCCGGCTCTAACTCTGGAGCATCTATTCCCACCAACCTAACTTTAACAAGTTTCCCATTCTCAAGTTTTACATATAAGGTGTCTCCATCAACTACCCTAATAACTTCGCCGTGAAGTTCGGAGCTTGAAGATATGCACCCAGTCACCAAGAGCGCTACTATGAGAGCAATTATTAGCTTTGCAACTCCATTCACAATACTTCAAAAAATATGAGAAAATAAAAAGGTGATGTTTGACTAATTTATAGAGAAAAGTTAATTAGTGTTCTTTTCGCTTTTTACTTTCCCAAACAACTCTTCCATCTTTCCTAACTATTCTGATTATCCTATGATAAGGAATCTGCGTCTCGCCAACGAAAAAGTATCCGTGACCGAGATCTATAAGTTTCACGGGAATTTTCTTTATATTGCCGTAGCTACCCCTATGTTCTATCACTATATAGTAATCTTCCTCATTCTCCCTAGGATCATACTTTATCTTAGCGAGAGCCTCTTTAACGCTCCCTTTTCTCATGTCTAAACCCCCAAGTGGGCTAGTACTCTCTCAATGTTTTCCTTCCAGTTTTGAATAACTTTCCCATGGCCAGGAAGTCCAAGCCTAACCCTAAACTCAAGCAACTTTTCCAATGACTCGAGCAATGATTTCTCATCTCCCGTTGGTAGATCTGTTCTGCCATAAGTTCCCGCAAAGATTGTGTCCCCGGTAAACATTATCTCTTCTTCCTCATAATACAAGCAAGCACTTCCCCTTGTATGTCCAGGGGTTTCAACGAGGGTTAGTTCAACATTCCCAATCTTTATCCTATCTCCCTCTTTGAGTTTTCTCTCTACTTTGTGACTTTCAAACTTTCTGCCGTAGTAGAAGGACAAAATAATATAGTCATCACCCCTCTCAAGGGTCTCAGCGGTTTTTCTACTCGATGCAAATTCAACTTTAGCACCAACTCTCTGAAAGAATTCTTTGAATACTTTATTACCTCCCACATGGTCGAAGTGCTCGTGGGTGTTAAAGATTATAACCCTCTTTATGTCCGAAATCCACCCCTCACTCTCGGCAGTTCTCACGTATCTGTTCCAATAAACACCCGTTCCTGTATCTACTATCAACAGCTCCTCCCCGCTCTTTAGAAAGTATATGTTCGAGTCTAGTCCGATGCCCTTAAGCATGAGAATATTTGGTCTTATTTCTATTGGAATCATCTTTTCTCACCTTCAAAGAGGGCTCCAGGGGGGACCGCCTCCTCATCCGGGGGAGCGAGACCGTCAGGAGGGGTTAAACTCTTCATCGCCCATCTTACTTTTGTGAAGGGCATTTTTATCAGTTCTGCTATTCTCACGAATCCCTCCACTTTTAGAGGTTTTGGATATGTTGCTTGAGTTTGATGAACCAAAAAGTTTATATATCCGAACCATATTAGTTCTTATTGAGAACAAAATTATGGAGGAGATCGAAATGGTAGTTATTGGAGAAAAGTTCCCAGAAGTTGAGGTAAAGACGACCCATGGAGTGATAAAGCTCCCGGACTACTTCGCCAAGCAGGGCAAGTGGTTTATACTCTTCAGCCACCCAGCTGACTTTACTCCAGTCTGTACAACTGAATTCTATGCAATGCAGAAGAGGGTTGAAGAGTTCAGGAAGCTTGGGGTTGAGCCTATAGGATTGAGCGTTGATCAAGTGTTTGCACACATTAAGTGGATGGAATGGATAAAGGAGAACCTAGGTGTCGAGATAGACTTTCCAGTTATAGCAGATGACAGGGGAGAACTTGCCGAGAAGCTTGGAATGATACCAAGTGGTGCAACGATAACAGCAAGGGCCGTCTTTGTAGTCGATGACAAGGGAATAATAAGGGCAATAGTCTACTATCCAGCCGAGGTCGGTAGGGATTGGGACGAGATACTAAGGCTCGTCAAGGCACTTAAGGTAAGCACCGAGAAGGGCGTTGCACTTCCACACAAGTGGCCGAACAACGAGCTCATTGGTGACAAGGTAATAATACCTCCAGCTTCAACAGTTGAGGAGAAGAAGCAGAGAGAAGAAGCAAAGGCCAAGGGAGAAATAGAGTGCTACGACTGGTGGTTCTGCTACAAGAAGCTTGAGTGAGCTTCTCCCCCAATTTCGTTTCTCTTCTTACTCTTCACGGAACCAAACCACAAGGAAGGAACCCGTCATCGCCATTGCGTAGGCCACCGGCTTCAATGTCAGACAGCTCCCTTCAGGCACCTTTGAAAGTTCCGATGCAAATACGACACTTATGAAACTCAGGTATATTCCAATCCGAAACAGTGCTTTGTTCGCATTGAGTCCGCTCTTTGCCCTAAGTCCCGCGAGATAAGCGATCAACACCATCAAAGTTAATGAAATCCATTTGCTGATTCTTCCCATTGCTTCATAACAGTCGGGAACGTTGCACGTTGTTGTAAAACCGTGCGGATCTATCCACGTGCCATTAGAGGGACATTGCTTTGGTTCCTGGGAATAGACAAGTGTGATCAGGCCTGAAAAAAAAGATAGTGAGAATCAGAAGTTCGATAATTTTTCTCTTAAATGTCTGCATGCCCCTCCCCCAGCGCTGATCGATAACAACAATGCTCTGGGAGTTCCCCAGTCTAACCCTTGGCAGTATTCTCTTTATATGACTTTCCCGTAGTATTCCGTTATTCCAGCAGCAGTTTTGCTGGCTGTTTAAATCAAAAACCGAAGTAAACAAGTAAACACGAACGCTCCCTGGGCCTCAAAGCACCCTCCTCCTGAAGAGTACCACCAGCGGAACCAGCCAGGCCAGATGCACGAGCACCGCCATCGGGAAATCGCTGTAGTCGTTTAGGGCTATGCCCTCGAAGACTCTGTACGTCCAGTACGTCGGCAAAAACGCCGTGAGCTTGCTCCAGTCGGTTGAGAGGTTCCTCCAGAGGACAACGAGCTTTACCGCCACTGGCAAGATTAATAGCCAGCCGAGAATCTTGGAGACTGTGATAGCCTGCATTCTGGATTCGGCGAAGATGGTTATCAGCAGTCCATAGATCCAGACCTCCAGCAGGAAGAGAAGAACCAGCGCCAGAACA
This is a stretch of genomic DNA from Pyrococcus sp. ST04. It encodes these proteins:
- a CDS encoding DEAD/DEAH box helicase → MIEIFKGLESEIVNTHEIPPRKGEYEEFEFKHREVNELVKRLGFRLYSHQVEALKKLYSGKNVVVSTPTASGKSEIFRLFIFDQFLEDPTSTFLLVYPTRALINNQIEKFERENEIFGEITGKKIKASILTGDIEWNERKKILREKPNVLFTTPDMLHHNILPKWVDYRWLLKGLKLLVVDEIHIYRGVFGTNVAFLLRRLFFRLKRLGTAPRILALSATLRNPKEFAEELFGVEFEEVKKPGNPSPRRLIIMFEPRRFTGEQLIKQVVEKLVKNNVKTLVFFDSRRGTERIMRMFLTSEIFDKITTYKGTLTKEERWIIERDFRDGNLSVLLTTNALELGIDVGDLDAVINYGIPSDGLFSLIQRFGRAGRNPERTAINAIILRKNGLDYYYKEHFEELVEGIEKGLVEKIPVNLNNERIGKKHILYLVSELGAVEMDELPDYWKTHVQALKEEGSIEIYENPITGKIELRIRKPVVYSSIRTTSDESYFLVLDEPWIRGGLLKKEGGELLRFINYLKKERKIIEEVDELEFHRSLLPGMVYPSRGKLYMATDKLRKDKFHFVFAREIPMYEDIDTSVSKTEHIEVLNVYKEKNVGPIKVFMGRLRVRHEYSGYAVKGKDVDRHVERLERLKEEGILRGEIDYRITYFEDWWKFARVDFHEPYFREFETEGIWLVFPREIDSIADEEFAHFFKIAAEVNPELASFLYSRISRKSLFPTLLGATTHYIRSVITKYSRDAGINDPEFSFAVKKMIDSKDGIGSGLHAIEHNLIKLAPVVTHVDSRELGGYSYDNYKGLPVIFIYDGNEGGSGIIRPVFENIEKLMQRSHEHIMKCPCRDGCPACIYSPKCGTFNEFLDKWMAIKIWERTLNQKV
- a CDS encoding metallophosphoesterase, which encodes MVYVAVLANIAGNLPALTAALAKIEEMKEEGYDIEKYYILGNIVGLFPYPKEVIEAIKNLAKNEKVKVIRGKYDQLIAMSDPHAQGPEYLDKLEIPKHLKASLKFTWEKLGHEGREYLRDLPVYLVDKIGDNEIFGVYGSPINPFDGEVLPDQPTSYYEAIMRPVKDYEMLIVASPRYPVDAMTRYGRVVCPGSVGFPPAKEHKATFALIDAETLRVKFVEVDYDKKIIEERIKTEGLPEEIVKILYHGGKA
- a CDS encoding lipopolysaccharide biosynthesis protein, with the protein product MGKREVIIRHSIASIIALAVFGGSRFIYNLIVAREYGVSVLGNVNSLISQAFLLAGFLSFFSVGLGKYTAEFLGKGEESRIKKITGVSFTLPLLGLAFSLVNIHLAVLSTLRALQLTFRSFIYGLHKGEVYAYFVLLGFFAFLLGFHIGVLAPYYLLLGTISVLGILYSRRYFGIPGRAEVLNLAKYSFWAFVGSISGMFLLQGPYFLSEELAGAKTAGVVSAVLSTSFLLSYLPQVVQSAIVPLYAYEFGRGEKESIKKLAEESTLSLALLSSISVFILQIFAPYIESMFKIEFGGTFLIALIAVELYVTFNPLINMLSATNYIKDSALYSLVGASVAGISWLVLIPSFKEIGASLGLLLGYFTIFILVVMKSRNTFKVSALIIKPVLLAIPLQVLVEKTPFVFLLFLLFEFKDLKKEFKLFLRGIRF
- the proS gene encoding proline--tRNA ligase; the protein is MVERKRWSENFSEWFNEVIEEAGILDKRYPVKGMNVWLPYGLKIMRNIEKFIHEEMERTGHQEVLFPALIPETEFKKEAEHIAGFEGEVFWVTHAGHDPLDVKLILRPTSETAIYPMFSKDRGGWIRSHADLPFKIYQIVNVYRYETKHTRPLIRVREISRFFEAHTAHADFEDAERQIREDLEIFDNLMKKLAMAYIISKRPEWDKFPGAFYSLGAEVVMPDGRTLQIGTMHNYKQNFAKAYNIVYEKEDGTHDYVHQTTFGMSERLLAAVIAVHGDDRGMVLPPTIAPIQVVIVPIPKKGEDEKVYSYAKEIEEELRSAGIRVHLDMRDKRPGWKFYDWELKGVPVRVEVGPRDADNGTAVLARRDKLEKMTIKREELVDKVRELFDDIMKYLYERSREWLESHIKRVDTLEEAKKVFEDRRGIVEIPWCGREECGLKMEEELEAKMLGIPYPEEKAREGAEGKKCPVCGREAKFIARFARTY
- a CDS encoding dephospho-CoA kinase — protein: MIILLTGMPGSGKGEVAKAFQKRGIPVVSMGDAIREEADRRGIPRTPEGLKHVSLKVREELGPGAVAILTIPKIRKLLEIEPVVVIEGVRSPYEVEEFRREFSEEEILILAVHSPPKIRFERLRKRGRSDDPKTWEEFVDRDKKELKFGIGEVIALADYMIVNDCSFDEFQRKIQEVVSRIIRNV
- a CDS encoding TATA-box-binding protein is translated as MVDTSKVKLRIENIVASVDLFAQLDLEKVLDICPNSKYNPEEFPGIICRFDDPKVALLIFSSGKLVVTGAKSVQDIERAVAKLVQKLKGIGVKFRRAPQIDIQNMVFSGDIGREFNLDNVALTLPNCEYEPEQFPGVIYRVREPRAVILLFSSGKIVCSGAKSEADAWEAVRKLLRELEKYGLMEEEEEEL
- a CDS encoding RNA-binding domain-containing protein, which codes for MFEEVQVEAYVYPTEDIEKVKKAMLNLVPGLKFEAFDHGEYMVLIGKTSDKRALQRLYELFRGQQILDTARMMLEDGYFGEEIIIKVNKQVAYVGKVNFNEESPLGPITIIIRTKEPQKLMKWLAPRTKNGVPIE
- a CDS encoding thermonuclease family protein; this encodes MNGVAKLIIALIVALLVTGCISSSSELHGEVIRVVDGDTLYVKLENGKLVKVRLVGIDAPELEPELMHPGEYPGVTNISCLVKYAYVARDFLKNATLGKEVILVFDSKQGREDKYGRLLVYLYINSTDINELLVEKGLARVFYEKKFDKMEEYLKAEKSARRNKIGLWSCN
- a CDS encoding DUF504 domain-containing protein; this encodes MRKGSVKEALAKIKYDPRENEEDYYIVIEHRGSYGNIKKIPVKLIDLGHGYFFVGETQIPYHRIIRIVRKDGRVVWESKKRKEH